In the Enterobacter cloacae subsp. cloacae ATCC 13047 genome, GGTGTCGAGCATTCGGTTAGCAAAGCCCCATTCGTTATCACACCAGACCAGCGTCTTGATAAGGTGTGCGCCACTGACGCGCGTTTGCGTGCCATCAACAATGGCGCTGTGCGGGTCGTGGTTAAAATCCACTGAGACCAACGGTAATTCCGTATAGTCAACTATACCATGAAATGCCCCCTGTGCCGCTTTTCGCAGCAACAGGTTGACTTCACAGGCTTTTACCGGTTTTTTTACCGTCACGCTGAGGTCAATTGCGGTGACGTTTATCGTCGGTACACGCACGGCAATCGCTTCGAAACGGTCATTAAACTGCGGGAAAATTCGGGTGATCCCGGCAGCCAGTTTTGTATCCACCGGGATGATTGACTGGCTCGCAGCACGCGTGCGTCGTAAATCCGGGTGGTAGGCGTCGATGACCTGCTGATCGTGCATGGCGGAGTGAATCGTGGTCACGGTGCCGGATTCAATGCCATATGCATCGTCTAACAGTTTAATGACCGGAATAATGCAGTTGGTGGTGCAGGAGGCGTTGGAGACAATACGGTGTTCGGCTTGTAGCTCATGCTGATTGACGCCGAAAACGACCGTTGCGTCGAGGTCGTTACTGCCGGGATGAGAGAACAGGACTTTTTTCGCGCCGGCGGTGAGATGCGCTTCGCCGTGTTCGCGGTTGCCATATACGCCGGTACAGTCAAGCACCACATCCACACCCAGTTCACGCCACGGTAGCGCGGCAATATTGCGCTCATGCAGTACGCGGATCGTATCGTCACCGACAAACAGCTGATCCCTTTCCTGGCGCACGTCCCAGGCAAAGCGTCCGTGGCTGGTGTCATATTTCAATAAATGCGCCATGCCCGCAGCATCCGCCAGTTCATTGATTGCCACCACGGTAATTTCCGCCCGACGCCCGGATTCATATAAAGCACGAACCACGTTGCGCCCGATGCGACCGAAGCCATTAATCGCTACGCGTACGGTCATAGATCTCCTGCAAAGCTGTCCCTGAGTTCGAGGTGGCTGAAAGAGTAATCCAGCTACGCCCGAAGGGGAATCTTTGCTATCACAAACTGCGATTGATTGGTCAATTGTCGAACATTTAATCGACTGAAACGCTTCAGCAAGAATAAGCGAATCGGGGAATAAAAGGAATGTCTGTCCAGATGAATAAGCGAGCTATATGACTTGCGTCACATTTTAGATGGAATAATTTACAGAGCAGTTACATGTCTGAGGAATAGTGCCTACAAAAAAGCCGGGTGGCGCTTACGCTTACCCGGCCTACTTTCGAGCCATTTGTAGGCCCGGTAAGCGTAAGCGCCACCGGGCAAAACGGCAATTACAGCAGTTCTTTAGCCTTAGCGACAACGTTCTCAACGGTGAAGCCGAACTCTTCGAACAACTGCTCTGCCGGAGCAGATTCACCGAAGGTGGTCATACCGACGATAGCGCCGTTCAGGCCCACGTATTTGAACCAGTAGTCAGCGATACCCGCTTCAACCGCCACGCGTGCGGAAACGGCTTTAGGCAGTACGGATTCACGGTAAGCAGCATCCTGCTTGTCGAACGCATCGGTAGACGGCATGGAAACCACGCGCGCTTTAACGCCTTCGGCAGTCAGTTTGTCCCAGGCTGCAACAGCCAGCTCAACTTCAGAACCGGTTGCGATGAAGATCAGCTCTGGCTGTCCCGCGCAATCCTTCAGCACGTAGCCACCGCGGGCGATGTTCGCCAGCTGCTCTTCGGTACGATCCTGCTGTGCCAGGTTCTGACGGGAGAGGATCAGCGCGGTTGGACCGTCCTGACGCTCAACGCCGTATTTCCATGCCACTGCAGATTCCACCTGGTCACATGGACGCCATGTGCTCATGTTCGGGGTGACACGCAGAGAAGCAACCTGCTCTACCGGCTGGTGAGTTGGACCATCTTCGCCCAGACCAATGGAGTCGTGGGTATAAACCATCACCTGACGCTGTTTCATCAGCGCAGCCATACGCACGGCGTTACGGGCATATTCCACGAACATCAGGAAGGTAGAGGTGTACGGCAGGAAACCACCGTGCAGGGAGATACCGTTCGCGATAGCGGTCATACCGAATTCACGTACACCATAATGGATGTAGTTACCGGCCGCATCTTCGTTGATTGGCTTAGAGCCAGACCACAGGGTCAGGTTAGACGGTGCCAGGTCAGCGGAGCCGCCGAGGAATTCTGGAAGCCATGGACCGAACGCTTCGATCGCATTCTGAGACGCTTTACGGCTGGCGATTTTAGATGGGTTCGCCTGCAGTTTAGCGATGAACTCGTTCGCTTTCGCGTCGAAGTCAGACGGCATTTCACCTTTCATACGACGGGTGAATTCAGCCGCTTCCTGTGGGAAGGCTTTAGCGTAAGCCGCGAACTTCTCGTTCCAGGCCGCTTCTTTCGCCTGACCCGCTTCTTTGGCATCCCACTGGGCATAGATTTCAGATGGGATTTCGAATGCAGGGTGTTTCCAGCCCAACGCTTCACGGGTCAGCGCGATTTCCGCGTCGCCCAGTGGCGCACCGTGGGAATCGTGGGTGCCCGCTTTGTTCGGAGAACCGAAACCGATGATGGTTTTGCACATCAGCAGGGATGGTTTGTCAGTGACCGCACGCGCTTCTTCTACTGCACGTTTAATCGAGTCAGCATCGTGGCCATCAACGCCACGCACAACGTGCCAGCCGTAGGCTTCGAAACGTGCCGCAGTGTCATCAGTGAACCAGCCTTCAACATGACCGTCGATGGAGATACCGTTGTCGTCGTAGAACGCAACCAGTTTGCCCAGCTTCAGGGTACCTGCCAGGGAGCACACTTCGTGAGAAATGCCTTCCATCATGCAGCCGTCGCCCATGAACGCGTAGGTGAAGTGGTCAACAATGTCGTGACCAGGACGGTTGAACTGCGCCGCCAGAGTCTTCTCAGCAATCGCCATACCCACCGCGTTCGCAATACCCTGACCCAGTGGGCCGGTCGTGGTTTCAACACCTGCGGTGTAACCCACTTCCGGGTGACCCGGGGTTTTGGAGTGCAGCTGACGGAAGTTTTTCAGCTCTTCGATAGGCAGATCGTAGCCAGTGAGGTGCAGCAGGCTGTAGATCAGCATTGAGCCGTGGCCGTTAGACAGCACGAAACGGTCGCGGTCAGCCCATGCCGGGTTCTGCGGGTTGTGGTTCAGGAAATCACGCCACAGGACTTCGGCGATATCAGCCATACCCATAGGGGCCCCTGGGTGGCCAGATTTGGCTTTCTGTACTGCGTCCATGCTCAGCGCACGAATAGCATTAGCAAGCTCTTTACGTGAGGACATTTTAACTCCAGATCGGACTGTTAAAGGCCATGCCCTTGACGACAGCGCGTTTTGGGCTACGCCGGAAAAAAGTGCCAACAATGTAACCCAAGCGGCATGCCATGTACATGGAGCATTCTTTTGCCGCTTAAGAAATCTCTGGATCATGCTCGCATGTTGCGCAATCTGCTCGCCCGGGCCCGTCGATATTCCTTATACTTAGCCCGACCCCGGCTTCGCTGTCGGTGTACTTTTCGGATTTTATTCAGATTAAC is a window encoding:
- the epd gene encoding erythrose-4-phosphate dehydrogenase translates to MTVRVAINGFGRIGRNVVRALYESGRRAEITVVAINELADAAGMAHLLKYDTSHGRFAWDVRQERDQLFVGDDTIRVLHERNIAALPWRELGVDVVLDCTGVYGNREHGEAHLTAGAKKVLFSHPGSNDLDATVVFGVNQHELQAEHRIVSNASCTTNCIIPVIKLLDDAYGIESGTVTTIHSAMHDQQVIDAYHPDLRRTRAASQSIIPVDTKLAAGITRIFPQFNDRFEAIAVRVPTINVTAIDLSVTVKKPVKACEVNLLLRKAAQGAFHGIVDYTELPLVSVDFNHDPHSAIVDGTQTRVSGAHLIKTLVWCDNEWGFANRMLDTTLAMAAKGFR
- the tkt gene encoding transketolase; amino-acid sequence: MSSRKELANAIRALSMDAVQKAKSGHPGAPMGMADIAEVLWRDFLNHNPQNPAWADRDRFVLSNGHGSMLIYSLLHLTGYDLPIEELKNFRQLHSKTPGHPEVGYTAGVETTTGPLGQGIANAVGMAIAEKTLAAQFNRPGHDIVDHFTYAFMGDGCMMEGISHEVCSLAGTLKLGKLVAFYDDNGISIDGHVEGWFTDDTAARFEAYGWHVVRGVDGHDADSIKRAVEEARAVTDKPSLLMCKTIIGFGSPNKAGTHDSHGAPLGDAEIALTREALGWKHPAFEIPSEIYAQWDAKEAGQAKEAAWNEKFAAYAKAFPQEAAEFTRRMKGEMPSDFDAKANEFIAKLQANPSKIASRKASQNAIEAFGPWLPEFLGGSADLAPSNLTLWSGSKPINEDAAGNYIHYGVREFGMTAIANGISLHGGFLPYTSTFLMFVEYARNAVRMAALMKQRQVMVYTHDSIGLGEDGPTHQPVEQVASLRVTPNMSTWRPCDQVESAVAWKYGVERQDGPTALILSRQNLAQQDRTEEQLANIARGGYVLKDCAGQPELIFIATGSEVELAVAAWDKLTAEGVKARVVSMPSTDAFDKQDAAYRESVLPKAVSARVAVEAGIADYWFKYVGLNGAIVGMTTFGESAPAEQLFEEFGFTVENVVAKAKELL